In Gossypium hirsutum isolate 1008001.06 chromosome D06, Gossypium_hirsutum_v2.1, whole genome shotgun sequence, one genomic interval encodes:
- the LOC107901687 gene encoding pentatricopeptide repeat-containing protein At1g80880, mitochondrial yields the protein MMALFSLARRLQRIHSQILSPFFLQHPATVPSPFPSPSVHQLYLFSLAFHQTFFISSQTPVVTSNFSTLQSLSSQTLNYPFEITPPLNHDPGPQEPALLHLLKRVAHCSSETEAMASLDESGINATLGLVCSVIWTLREEWRLAFLAFKWGEKWGSSGEKTYELMIWVLGNHRKFNMAWCLIRDLYRSSMDTRRAMFVMIDRYAAASDPCMAIQTFHTMEKFRMSPDEEAFSTLLKALCRYGNIEEAEEIMLVNKKLFPLDADGFNIILNGWCNVLVDVIEAKRVWREMSEYCIIPNATSYTHMISCFSKVGNLFDSLRLYDEMKKRGWDPGIEVYNSLVYVLARENCLNEAYNILKKMKKSGLPPDSATYDAMIRPLCESEKVEEARNILSIMKEENLSPTMETYHAFLHSVGIEGTLEILDCMKAGSLGPTGDTFLFILGKFLKVEQPEHALKIWAEMKRFEVLPDSRHYIILVKGLATSGWLVKAREYYDEMRSCGFLEDPKLKKLLEEPKQHSGSMRQRGRIEIKRSKQLNERKGKKSGQKKKVNADKR from the exons ATGATGGCCCTCTTTTCTCTAGCAAGAAGGCTCCAGAGAATTCACTCTCAGATCCTATCCCCATTTTTCCTTCAGCATCCTGCCACTGTTCCCTCACCTTTTCCTTCTCCCTCAGTTCACCAACTTTATTTGTTCTCTTTGGCATTTCATCAAACATTCTTCATATCCTCTCAAACACCAGTAGTGACCTCTAATTTCTCCACGCTCCAATCCCTTTCAAGCCAAACTCTAAACTACCCATTCGAGATCACTCCACCACTAAACCATGATCCTGGTCCGCAGGAACCAGCTCTTCTTCATTTGCTCAAACGGGTTGCCCATTGTAGCTCTGAAACTGAGGCCATGGCTTCCCTTGACGAGTCTGGGATCAATGCAACTCTAGGCTTGGTGTGTTCAGTGATTTGGACATTGAGAGAAGAGTGGAGACTGGCGTTTTTGGCTTTTAAGTGGGGTGAAAAATGGGGAAGTAGCGGTGAAAAAACATATGAGTTGATGATATGGGTGTTGGGAAATCATAGGAAGTTTAACATGGCCTGGTGTTTGATTCGCGACTTATATCGTTCTTCTATGGATACAAGACGGGCAATGTTTGTTATGATTGATAG ATATGCAGCTGCAAGTGATCCATGCATGGCTATTCAAACTTTTCATACTATGGAGAAGTTCAGAATGAGTCCGGACGAAGAAGCGTTCAGTACCCTCCTAAAGGCTCTATGTAGATATGGCAACATTGAAGAGGCTGAAGAGATAATGCTTGTAAATAAGAAGCTCTTCCCACTGGATGCTGATGGCTTCAACATTATTCTCAATGGTTGGTGTAATGTTTTGGTTGATGTAATTGAAGCAAAGAGAGTTTGGAGAGAAATGTCAGAATACTGCATTATACCAAATGCTACCTCTTATACTCACATGATTTCTTGTTTCTCAAAAGTTGGAAATCTCTTTGACTCACTGCGGCTCTATGATgaaatgaagaaaagaggctGGGATCCAGGCATTGAGGTGTACAATTCCCTGGTGTATGTCCTGGCTCGCGAAAATTGCTTAAATGAAGCTTATAACATCctcaagaaaatgaaaaaatctGGGTTGCCGCCAGATTCTGCCACTTACGATGCAATGATACGTCCTCTTTGTGAATCAGAGAAGGTAGAAGAGGCAAGAAATATTTTGTCCATCATGAAAGAAGAGAATCTTAGCCCAACCATGGAAACCTACCATGCATTTCTTCATAGTGTAGGTATTGAAGGAACTTTGGAAATTCTTGACTGTATGAAGGCTGGCAGTTTAGGTCCTACTGGTGATACCTTCCTCTTTATTCTCGGGAAGTTTCTCAAAGTGGAGCAACCTGAGCATGCGTTGAAGATTTGGGCAGAAATGAAGCGTTTTGAGGTACTCCCTGATTCACGTCATTACATAATATTAGTGAAAGGGCTAGCAACATCTGGATGGTTAGTTAAAGCCAGGGAATACTATGATGAGATGAGATCTTGTGGATTTTTGGAAGACCCCAAGCTTAAGAAGCTATTGGAGGAACCAAAGCAACATAGTGGCAGTATGAGACAGAGAGGTCGAATAGAGATTAAGAGAAGTAAACAATTAAATGAAAGGAAAGGCAAGAAATCAGGCCAGAAGAAAAAGGTCAATGCTGATAAAAGATGA